The following DNA comes from Cedecea neteri.
TCCATAATAATTGATTCTAAATCTTCCACATCTTACTCCATCATTTTCAGGGCTTTATCAAGCACCACGTCGCCCTTCATCAAACCGTAATCCATCATGTCGATAACGGCGACTTTTTTACCCAGAGGATCGGCAAGGGCCTGAAGTTTGGCCTGCTCATATTTCACCTGCGGACCAAGCAGAACGATGTCGGCGCGTTCGATGTTCTCTTTAAACTCTGCTACGGGCACAGCCTTGATTGAGACTTCGATGCCTTTCTTTTGTGCGGCATCAACCATACGTTGAACCAGAATGCTGGTCGACATACCGGCAGCACAACACAACACGATATTTTTCATAGTTCGCTCTCAATGTCCGAAGGATACAGAGATATTTATCCGGCAGAGGGGGCGGCAACAACTGCTTTAACCCGATTGTGTGTCAGGTATCACAAAAGAAACCACAGAAAACTGAAACCGGTTACATTTTTGCTTTTTCTCGAAGAATCAAGACGGCAGTTGTGAAGGCGGAGCGGCATGAGGAAGCGTTTGCTGCCGCTCCGGTCAGTCATCTGCGCTGACCGGAGGACAGTATTTGAACGGCTGGGAGGTGACAATGACCGATCGATGTTCTTACGGGAAACGTCGAGACTTATCCTTCCGCTTGCCGTGTGTTACATCAGGGTTGCGCGTTCCTTCCCAAAAAGTGATCCCAGTCCTTCCAGACAGGCTGCAAACCTGACTGACGGAGCACGGCAGCCACTTCCTGCGGCGTTCGCCCATCGTGAGGCGCAAACTGCTCAAGTTCCGGGTGATTATCGGCATAGCCGCCGGGCTGCGTTTTCGAAAAGGCGCTGACGTTATTAATCGCCAGTGGGATCACGTGGTCGCGGAACCACGGTGATTCTCTGGTTGAAAGCGACAGTTCCACGTCCGGCGCAAGCAGGCGGAATGCACAGATCACCTGTACCAGCTGCTGTTCAGTCATGATTGAGGCTGGTTCTACGCCGCCGGTACACGGGCGCAGGCGTGGGAAGGAGATAGAATAGCGGCTTTGCCAGTAACGCTGCTGTAGCCAGAGCAGATGTTCAGCCACCATAAAACAGTCGGTGCGCCAGCTGTCCGACAGCCCAATCAGCGCGCCAAGGCCGATTTTATCGATGCCTGCGCGGCCCAGCCTGTCGGGTGTTTCCAGCCGCCAGAAGAAATCCTGCTTGTTGCCTTTCAGATGGTGCTGGGCGTAGGTCGTCGGGTGATAGGTTTCCTGGTACACCATCACGCCATCAAGCCCGAGGGTTTTGAGTTCGGCATACTCATGCTCGTCCAGCGGCTGGACTTCCATGTGCAGCGAACTAAAGCGGCTGCGGATCGCCGGCAGATGCTGGCGGAAATAATCCATGCCGACTTTGGTCTGGTGTTCTCCGGTCACCAGCAAAAGATGTTCGAACCCCAGCTTCCGGATTGCCTCGCATTCGCGCTCAATTTCCGCTTCATCCAGCGTTTTGCGTTTCAGCTTATTACTCATGGAAAAACCGCAATAGGTGCAGTCGTTGGCGCACAGGTTAGAGAGATAGAGCGGCACGTAAAAACTGACGGTGTTGCCGAAGCGCTGGCGCGTAAGCTGCTGCGCCCGCTGGGCAAGAGGCTCGAGGTAGCGGCTGGCGGCGGGGGAGAGCAAAGCCATCAAGTCCTCGCGCGTCAGACGGGGCGAGTGAATTGCCCGTTCGACGTCCGCCGCCGTCTTACCGTTAATGCTCAGCGTAATATCGTCCCAGTCCAGCTGCCGCCAGCGGTCGGTAAAGGTTTCCGCCATCAGGCATTCTCCTCGCTAAACTGCAGGAAACTGGTCAGCGGGCTGGAGGCCTGCGCCTGCTGGTGGCGATAGCCTAACCCGGCCTGTGCCGCAAGGGTTCCAGCTTCCACGGCCAGACGGAACGCCTGAGCCATTTGCACCGGATCACGGGCGACCGCTATGGCGGTATTGACCAGCACGGCAGAAGCCCCCATTTCTAACGCTTCAGCTGCATGGCTTGGTGCGCCGATCCCGGCATCTACCACAACCGGCACACGGGATTGCTCAATGATGATTTCCAGCAGAGCGCGGGTTTGCAAACCCTGATTTGAACCGATGGGCGCGCCGAGCGGCATCACGGCCGCACAGCCAGCTTCCTCGAGGCGTTTGCAGAGCACGGGGTCGGCGCCGCAGTAAGGCAGCACCACAAATCCTTGTTTGACCAGCGTTTCGGCGGCCTTCAGCGTTTCAATCGGGTCAGGAAGTAAATAGCGGGCATCAGGATGAATTTCCAGCTTAACCCAGTTTGTTCCCAGCGCTTCGCGGGCAAGCTGGGCCGCAAAAATCGCTTCTTCTGCCGTTTTTGCCCCGGAAGTATTGGGCAACAGATGCACGCCCGCCTGCTGCAGCGGCAGAAGAATGTCATCACTATGACCACGTAAATCCACGCGTTTCATTGCCATGGTGACAAGCTGTGAGCCAGAAGTACGAATCGCGTCGATCATCATCTGGCTGGAGGAGAATTTTCCGGTGCCGGTGAACAGGCGAGAGGAAAAGGTTTTATCGGCAATCTGTAACATGTCAGCCCCCGGCAATTGCCTGAAACAGCAGAATGGTATCGCCCTCGCACAGCAGATGATTGCTCCACTGGTCGCGCGGGATAATGGTTTGATTAACGGCGAGCGCCGCGCCAGTTTTGCCCTGATCAAGCTGGGCCAGAAGGGCTGCGAGCGTCAGGCCAGCCGTACATTCCAGAGGTTCATCGTTAAACTGAATGCGCATCGTGGCCTCCGCAGACCGGGCAGGTGGCTGATTTTTGCATCGCCAGCGTGCGCCAGCTGTGCTGCCGGGCGTCAAACAGACGCAGCTCGCCAGTAGCCGGTGCCATACCGGTCAGCAATTTAATGGCTTCCAGCGCCTGAAGGGTACCCATCACGCCCACGACCGGGCCGATGACGCCGGAGGTGCGGCAGTTGCGTTCGGGTTCACTCTCGTCAGGCCAGACGCAGCGGTAGCAGCCATGCTCCCAGGGCGGCGTCAGGACCATCATCTGGCCGCCAAAACCGACGGCGCTGGCGGTGATAAGAGGTGTATTCGAGGCTACGCAGGCGGTGTTGACCGCCTGGCGGGTTGCCATATTA
Coding sequences within:
- a CDS encoding PTS sugar transporter subunit IIB produces the protein MKNIVLCCAAGMSTSILVQRMVDAAQKKGIEVSIKAVPVAEFKENIERADIVLLGPQVKYEQAKLQALADPLGKKVAVIDMMDYGLMKGDVVLDKALKMME
- the thiH gene encoding 2-iminoacetate synthase ThiH, producing the protein MAETFTDRWRQLDWDDITLSINGKTAADVERAIHSPRLTREDLMALLSPAASRYLEPLAQRAQQLTRQRFGNTVSFYVPLYLSNLCANDCTYCGFSMSNKLKRKTLDEAEIERECEAIRKLGFEHLLLVTGEHQTKVGMDYFRQHLPAIRSRFSSLHMEVQPLDEHEYAELKTLGLDGVMVYQETYHPTTYAQHHLKGNKQDFFWRLETPDRLGRAGIDKIGLGALIGLSDSWRTDCFMVAEHLLWLQQRYWQSRYSISFPRLRPCTGGVEPASIMTEQQLVQVICAFRLLAPDVELSLSTRESPWFRDHVIPLAINNVSAFSKTQPGGYADNHPELEQFAPHDGRTPQEVAAVLRQSGLQPVWKDWDHFLGRNAQP
- the thiG gene encoding thiazole synthase, with product MLQIADKTFSSRLFTGTGKFSSSQMMIDAIRTSGSQLVTMAMKRVDLRGHSDDILLPLQQAGVHLLPNTSGAKTAEEAIFAAQLAREALGTNWVKLEIHPDARYLLPDPIETLKAAETLVKQGFVVLPYCGADPVLCKRLEEAGCAAVMPLGAPIGSNQGLQTRALLEIIIEQSRVPVVVDAGIGAPSHAAEALEMGASAVLVNTAIAVARDPVQMAQAFRLAVEAGTLAAQAGLGYRHQQAQASSPLTSFLQFSEENA
- the thiS gene encoding sulfur carrier protein ThiS, encoding MRIQFNDEPLECTAGLTLAALLAQLDQGKTGAALAVNQTIIPRDQWSNHLLCEGDTILLFQAIAGG